One part of the Salinivirga cyanobacteriivorans genome encodes these proteins:
- a CDS encoding helix-turn-helix domain-containing protein — protein sequence MLDIGNKIIQLRKQHNLSQSDLAKKIGASRTIVGNYERNTNTPSIEILVKIAKVFNVSVDYLVGEGKLSTYDKEVLKRIEDIEQLDPETRNKLELLHLPGHIVKPKELDLHYECTKKEV from the coding sequence CAGGAAGCAACACAACCTTTCTCAATCTGACCTGGCCAAGAAAATTGGCGCATCGCGCACGATTGTTGGAAACTACGAACGGAACACCAATACCCCGTCTATTGAAATATTGGTGAAAATTGCCAAAGTCTTTAATGTTTCGGTAGATTACCTTGTGGGCGAAGGAAAACTCTCCACCTACGACAAAGAAGTGCTAAAACGCATCGAAGATATTGAACAACTCGACCCCGAAACTCGCAATAAACTGGAGTTGCTACATTTGCCCGGACATATAGTTAAGCCTAAAGAACTAGATTTGCATTATGAGTGTACGAAGAAAGAAGTATGA
- a CDS encoding transposase — protein MAVELCQTQQNRPKKEIAQELGITDNMLNRWVREHDKYGDNSFAGQGRPVMTDKEKELAQLRKELRETQIERDILKKAVSIFSKGDSRNTNS, from the coding sequence ATGGCAGTAGAGCTTTGTCAGACACAGCAAAACAGGCCAAAAAAGGAAATTGCACAAGAGTTGGGCATTACAGACAACATGTTAAACCGTTGGGTCAGGGAGCATGATAAATATGGAGATAACAGCTTTGCTGGACAAGGCAGGCCTGTGATGACCGACAAGGAGAAAGAGCTGGCACAGCTTCGAAAAGAACTGCGGGAAACGCAAATAGAGCGCGATATCTTAAAAAAGGCAGTGAGCATTTTCTCCAAGGGCGACAGCAGAAATACGAATTCATAA